CTGTCGGCCGCGGCGCGGCTGCTCGCGGAGGCTCTTCGAGAGCGGGCGGACTGACCGGCAGGAGGCCGCCGACGGCCGTGCGGGGCAAGGGTTCTCCGCATCCGGCAATACCCGCAGGCGGTCGCGGCACACCGGTTGCCGCGACCTCGCCTATGGACCCGGGACACCGCAGGCCGGCGCCGGCGCTGGACGAGCTCCGACCGATGTCGATGGAAAAGGCGGCGGAGGCATTCGACGACCCGCAATGGGCATTCGAGATCCTGTACGACGGCTGTCGCTGCCTCGCCGAATGGAGTGCCGACGGCGCGCGGCTGCAGGATGGCCGCGGCACGGACATGAGCTCGTGGTTCGCCGAGGTGGCCGGCGTGCTCGCCTTCCTCGGCGGCCGGCGATGCATCGTGGACGGCGCGATCTGCGTGCTCAACGACCAGCACGTCGCCGGCCGGGCCGAGTCTCGAAGGCTGCTGCAGCGCAAGGAACGTCACGGCTTCAAGCCCGGGGACGATCCGGTCGTCTACTGTGTCTTCGACGCGCTGGTGATCGGCGGCAAGAACGTCATGCACCTTCCGCTGCTGGAGCGGAAAAAACTGCTGCGCCCGTTACTGCAGGGTGCACCGCATGTGCTGGTCGTGCGCGACGTCGTCGGTGAAGGGCTGTCGATGTACGGCCTCGCGCTCAGCCTCGAGCTCGAAGGGATCGTCGCGAAACGGCTGGAGTCGGCGTACCAGCCCGGCGTTCGTTCACCCGACTGGCGCAGGATCGCGCGGCCCCCGATACACCGCTGACACTTCGGAACCCCGCTGCGCCGTTTCTCGCGCATGCTTGGCATTGCCTTCGACTGACGGAGCACGCCATGCAGCAACCCATCGAACACGAGCCGCTGGTGGCCGATGGGCCGCGATCTCTGGCCCGGGGACGGGCGGCGCGATCGCGCAGCGCCAACCAGGCGCTGATCCTCGGCGCGGTGGCCGTGCTTTTCGCGCTCGGATACCTGTCATGGTGGTACTGGCACGGCACCCAGCCGCCGCCGCGCACCGAAATCGAGCGGCCCGTCGCCGGCGCCGTCATGCCCGCCGTCCCGCCGCCCGCCGCTTCCGCCCCGGTCGCCATCCAGCATCCCATCGAGCCTGCGACGGAGGAGACCGCGCCGGTCACGCTGCCGCTGCTGACCGAATCGGATCCCTTCATGGCCCAGGCGCTGGCGCAGCTGGTGCGCGCGCCGAAAGCGCGCGCGATGCTGCAGACCGACAGCATCGTGCGCCGCTTCGTCGCCACCGTCGACAACCTCGGCCGCGCGCATGCCTCGGCTCAGCTGTGGCCGGTGCAGCCCACGCCGGGGCGCTTCACCGTGCGCACGCAGGGCGAGGTCGCGGTCATCGATGCGGACAACGGCCTGCGCTATGCGCCCTTCGTGCTGCTCGTCGAATCGGTCGACGTCGCACGCGCGTCCGCGATGTACCGGTCGGCCTATCCGCTGTTCCAGCGCGCCTACGAGGACCTCGGGTATCCCAACGGCTATTTCAACGACCGTCTCGTCGCGGTGATCGATCACCTGCTCGCCGCACCCGAGCCCGCGACGCCGCCGGCGGTCCGGCTGCTCGAGGTGCAGGGGCCGGTGCAGCTCACGCGGCCTTGGGTGCACTACGAGTTCGTCGACCCGAAGCTCGAGGCGATGTCGGCCGGGCAGAAGCTGTTGGTGCGGATGGGCCCGGTGAACGAGCGACGGCTCAAGGCGCGCCTTGCGGCCCTCCGGGCGGCGATCGCGAAGAGCTGACGAAGGGTTACGCCACGAGCGAGGCGAAGCGGGCCAGGTCCGCGTTGCCACCCGAGAGCACGATGCCGACACGCTTGCCGCGCACATCGACCCGGCCGGACAGCACGGCCGCCGCCGCCAGGCAGCCGGTGGGCTCGACGACGAGCTTCATGCGCGCGGCGAAGAACTTCATCGCCGCAACCAGATCGTCGTCGCTCACCGTGACGATGCGCACGCCGAGCTG
The Piscinibacter sp. XHJ-5 DNA segment above includes these coding regions:
- a CDS encoding DUF3014 domain-containing protein — protein: MQQPIEHEPLVADGPRSLARGRAARSRSANQALILGAVAVLFALGYLSWWYWHGTQPPPRTEIERPVAGAVMPAVPPPAASAPVAIQHPIEPATEETAPVTLPLLTESDPFMAQALAQLVRAPKARAMLQTDSIVRRFVATVDNLGRAHASAQLWPVQPTPGRFTVRTQGEVAVIDADNGLRYAPFVLLVESVDVARASAMYRSAYPLFQRAYEDLGYPNGYFNDRLVAVIDHLLAAPEPATPPAVRLLEVQGPVQLTRPWVHYEFVDPKLEAMSAGQKLLVRMGPVNERRLKARLAALRAAIAKS